The Kwoniella dendrophila CBS 6074 chromosome 1, complete sequence genome contains a region encoding:
- a CDS encoding cystathionine beta-lyase — translation MTTPSTPADSSLATSIYSESVVSPTDKEQAKPRSDNWRFSTLCASVDTKDQYGASSTPIYQTATFKGLDGQYDYTRSGNPTRGGLENHLARLYGATQTFALSTGMTCLDTILRLVKPGETVLAGDDLYGGTNRLLTYLGSHGGVKVIHADTTKIEALRPHLKPEINNVKMVLLESPTNPLLKIADLEEITKEVKSLYPEALVVVDNTMMSPYLQRPLDLGCDIVYDSGTKYLSGHHDLMAGIIAVKRTDICKDIAFLINSVGSGLAPFDSFLLLRGVKTMSLRMDRQMATSQLVALYLNSLGFLVHYPGLKSHPKRDIHYKQATGAGAVLSFVTGDKALSERIVGSARLWGISVSFGAVNSLISMPCLMSHASISAAVRAERGLPENLIRLCVGIEDPRDLMDDLEHSLLSAGAIVPNLSYSPLSHSQSAELYVSDPEAWILERAKGFKRPSEANSSVMDKLVSGVKRGLGINPNSEIKTIEEEIVVSAPGKVILFGEHAVVHGVTAIASSVNLRCFAVLSPRSDGKVALEVPNVNVEAEWEISSLPWGLLPVHSNTHRHVADKDLDPALLQAIEKLVHEHSELGKTGLNSCIAYLYLYMVMAGAESEAPSVTFTATANLPISAGLGSSAAYSTCVASSLLIAHSHIEKPAQNQSRLSESDTNIVDGWAFLAEKVLHGTPSGIDNAVSVRGGAVAFTKSVGGRKGGLDGLHGFSSIRLLLTNTLVPRDTKTLVAGVSAKRLAEPQVVDPILDAIQSISDEASTLLSGQTHAERKELINRLETLIRENHSHLANLGVSHPSLEMVVAATAAEPFGLATKLTGAGGGGCAVTLIPDEFPQVSLDELINTLEKQGFQPHLTTVGGPGLGIHVSSSTKEDKVRNSEEGEGMVVPKRVTLRDTPIDSLHSWSERIGGWVHT, via the exons ATGACTACCCCTTCTACACCGGCCGACTCATCGTTGGCAACTTCAATTTACTCTGAATCGGTAGTATCTCCAACCGACAAAGAGCAAGCCAAACCAAGATCAGACAACTGGAGATTCTCAACGTTATGCGCTTCGGTAGAtacaaaagatcaatatgGAGCGAGTTCGACACCAATCTATCAGACTGCTACTTTCAAAGGTTTAGATGGTCAATATGATTATACACGATCAGGTAACCCTACAAGgggtggtttag AAAATCACCTTGCTCGTTTATACGGTGCTACTCAAACATTCGCTTTATCAACTGGTATGACATGTCTCGATACAATCCTACGTTTAGTTAAACCTGGAGAAACAGTATTAGCAGGTGATGATTTGTATGGGGGTACCAATAGATTATTAACATATTTAGGATCACATGGCGGAGTTAAAGTAATTCACGCAGATACAACGAAAATAGAAGCATTAAGACCACATTTGAAACCTGAAATTAATAATGTAAAAATGGTATTATTAGAATCACCTACGAATCCATTATTGAAAATagcagatttagaagaaattacaaaagaagttaaatcattatatcctgAAGCTttagttgttgttgataacaCAATGATGTCACCATATTTACAAAGACCATTAGATTTAGGTTGTGATATTGTATATGATAGTGGTACAAAATATTTATCAGGACATCATGATTTAATGGCAGGTATAATAGCTGTGAAAAGAACTGATATTTGTAAAGATATTGCTTTCTTAATCAATTCAGTTGGTTCTGGTTTAGCACcatttgattctttcttATTATTAAGAGGTGTAAAAACAATGTCATTAAGAATGGATAGACAAATGGCTACTTCACAATTAGTTGCTTTGTATTTAAATTCTTTAGGCTTCTTAGTACATTATCCAGGTCTAAAGAGTCATCCAAAAAGAGATATTCATTATAAACAAGCTACAGGCGCCGGTGCAGTTTTATCTTTCGTAACTggtgataaagctttaaGTGAAAGAATTGTGGGTAGTGCTAGACTATGGGGTATTAGTGTTTCATTCGGAGCTGTAAACAGTTTAATATCAATGCCTTGTTTGATGTC TCACGCATCTATTTCCGCTGCTGTCCGAGCTGAACGAGGTCTTCCTGAAAATCTCATTCGACTTTGTGTCGGTATCGAAGATCCACGTGATCTCATGGACGATCTTGAACATTCCCTCTTATCAGCTGGTGCCATTgtacctaatttatcttATTCACCACTTTCACATTCACAATCAGCTGAATTATACGTATCTGATCCCGAAGCTTGGATATTAGAAAGAGCCAAAGGATTCAAACGACCTTCTGAAGCTAATTCAAGTGTTATGGATAAATTAGTTTCTGGCGTTAAAAGAGGTCTTGGAATTAATCCTAATTCTGAAATCAAAAccatagaagaagaaattgtaGTTTCTGCACCTGGAAAAGTTATTTTATTTGGTGAACATGCTGTTGTACATGGTGTAACAGCTATTGCATCTTCAGTAAATCTTAGATGTTTCGCAGTACTTTCACCAAGATCAGATGGTAAAGTCGCTTTGGAAGTTCCAAATGTTAATGTAGAAGCAGAATGGGAAATCTCAAGTTTACCTTGGGGTTTATTACCTGTTCATTCAAATACACATAGACATGTTGCCGATAAAGATTTAGACCCAGCTTTACTTCAAGCTATAGAAAAATTAGTACACGAACATagtgaattaggtaaaactGGATTGAACTCTTGTATCGCTTACTTGTACCTTTATATGGTTATGGCTGGAGCCGAATCTGAAGC ACCATCCGTTACGTTCACAGCTACTGCCAACTTGCCAATTTCtgcaggtttaggttcatcagCCGCTTATTCAACTTGTGTAGCTTCATCGCTTCTCATTGCTCACTCTCATATCGAAAAACCTGCACAAAATCAATCACGATTATCAGAAAGTGATACCAACATTGTTGATGGGTGGGCATTCTTAGCTGAGAAAGTATTACATGGAACTCCAAGTGGTATTGATAATGCAGTTTCAGTTAGGGGTGGTGCTGTCGCTTTCACTAAATCGGTTGGTGGAAGAAAAGGTGGCTTAGACGGATTACACGG TTTCTCTTCCATCCGACTTTTGCTCACGAATACACTTGTACCAAGAGATACTAAGACCTTGGTAGCTGGAGTAAGCGCGAAACGACTCGCAGAACCTCAAGTGGTAGATCCGATCCTCGATGctattcaatcaatcagtgaTGAAGCATCGACTTTACTCAGTGGACAAACCCACgcagaaagaaaagaattgatcaacCGATTAGAG ACTTTGATTCGTGAAAACCACTCACATCTTGCCAATCTTGGTGTGTCTCATCCTTCACTTGAAATGGTAGTAGCTGCTACAGCTGCTGAACCGTTCGGTCTTGCCACTAAATTAACTGGTGCTGGGGGTGGCGGATGTGCTGTAACTTTGATCCCAGATG AATTCCCACAAGTATCTTTGGACGAACTGATAAATACGCTTGAGAAACAAGGTTTCCAACCTCATTTGACAACTGTTGGTGGACCAGGATTAGGTATACatgtatcttcatctaccaaagaagataaagtaagaaattcagaagaaggtgaaggcaTGGTCGTACCTAAACGGGTAACTTTAAGGGATACTCCTATCGATAGTTTACACAGTTGGTCAGAAAGAATTGGTGGTTGGGTTCATACATAG